A stretch of Gemmobacter fulvus DNA encodes these proteins:
- a CDS encoding GNAT family N-acetyltransferase: MTPRRATATDLPLVQACITAAFAPFVAQIGRRPAPMDADHAGQIAAGQVWLVDGPGVMACFAKPGAMELDILAIAPEAQGRGLAAGLVAQCEALARSAGLPVVELYTNAAMAGALRLYPRLGYAEIERRQDQGFDRVFFRKTL; encoded by the coding sequence ATGACGCCGCGCCGCGCCACCGCCACAGATCTGCCGCTGGTGCAGGCCTGTATCACCGCCGCCTTTGCGCCCTTTGTGGCGCAGATCGGGCGACGCCCAGCACCGATGGATGCCGATCACGCGGGCCAGATCGCGGCGGGGCAGGTCTGGCTAGTGGACGGGCCGGGAGTGATGGCCTGTTTCGCCAAACCCGGCGCGATGGAGCTGGACATCCTTGCCATCGCCCCCGAGGCGCAGGGCCGGGGGCTGGCAGCGGGGCTGGTGGCGCAGTGCGAGGCGCTGGCGCGGTCTGCCGGTCTGCCTGTGGTGGAGCTTTACACCAATGCCGCGATGGCCGGCGCGCTGCGGCTCTATCCCCGGCTGGGCTATGCCGAAATCGAGCGGCGCCAGGATCAGGGGTTTGACCGGGTGTTCTTCCGCAAGACGCTTTAG
- a CDS encoding pyridoxal-phosphate-dependent aminotransferase family protein: protein MNLANGRPYLAIPGPSVMPDRVLAAMHRAAPNIYAGALPDMVQTLWPDLRALAGTAGHVALYIANGHGAWEAANANLFSRGDRALVLATGRFGHGWKESALAMGVRAECLDFGKSAPVDLAQLEAALRADPGHELKAVLVTHVDTASSVKNDIAAIRAVLDVVGHPALLAVDCIASMGCDPFEMDAWGVDVAVAASQKGLMVPPGLGILWFSDQALARSRSADLRTPYWDWTPRATATEFWQHWAGTAPTHHLFGLRESLNMIAEEGRAVVWARHAALARTVWAAFEAWGVGNPDIALNVADPAHRGHAVTAARLGAPHATRLRIWLEQKAGVTLGIGLGMALPSEPAYDGFLRVAHMGHVNAHMTLGVLAAMQAGMVALDIPHGPGALDAAARVVAGAAGA, encoded by the coding sequence ATGAACCTAGCCAACGGTCGCCCCTATCTTGCCATTCCCGGTCCCTCGGTCATGCCGGACCGGGTGCTGGCGGCGATGCACCGGGCCGCGCCGAACATCTATGCCGGGGCCTTGCCCGATATGGTGCAGACGCTCTGGCCCGATCTGCGGGCGCTGGCGGGCACGGCGGGGCATGTGGCGCTCTATATCGCCAATGGCCATGGCGCGTGGGAGGCGGCCAATGCCAACCTGTTCAGCCGGGGGGACCGCGCGCTGGTGCTGGCGACCGGGCGCTTTGGCCATGGCTGGAAGGAAAGCGCGCTGGCGATGGGGGTGCGGGCCGAATGTCTCGATTTCGGCAAATCCGCGCCGGTCGATCTGGCGCAATTGGAGGCAGCCTTGCGGGCGGATCCGGGGCATGAACTCAAGGCGGTGCTGGTCACGCATGTCGATACCGCGTCTTCGGTGAAGAATGACATTGCCGCCATCCGCGCCGTGCTGGATGTGGTGGGGCATCCGGCCTTGCTGGCGGTGGATTGCATCGCCTCGATGGGCTGCGATCCGTTCGAGATGGATGCCTGGGGCGTCGATGTGGCGGTGGCAGCCAGCCAGAAGGGGCTGATGGTGCCACCGGGGCTGGGCATCCTGTGGTTTTCTGACCAGGCGCTGGCGCGGAGCCGTTCTGCCGATCTGCGCACGCCCTATTGGGATTGGACGCCGCGTGCCACTGCGACGGAATTCTGGCAGCACTGGGCCGGAACCGCGCCGACGCATCACCTGTTCGGCCTGCGCGAAAGCCTGAACATGATTGCCGAGGAAGGGCGCGCGGTGGTCTGGGCGCGGCATGCGGCGCTGGCGCGCACGGTCTGGGCCGCGTTCGAGGCCTGGGGCGTGGGCAACCCCGACATCGCGCTGAACGTGGCCGACCCGGCGCATCGTGGCCATGCAGTGACGGCGGCACGGCTTGGCGCGCCGCACGCAACCCGTCTGCGCATCTGGCTGGAGCAGAAGGCCGGGGTCACGCTTGGCATCGGTCTGGGCATGGCGCTGCCATCAGAGCCTGCCTATGACGGCTTTCTGCGCGTGGCGCATATGGGCCATGTCAATGCGCATATGACGCTGGGCGTGTTGGCCGCGATGCAGGCGGGCATGGTGGCGCTGGACATTCCGCATGGGCCGGGCGCGCTGGATGCCGCCGCCCGCGTGGTGGCCGGGGCGGCAGGCGCATGA